One genomic window of Monodelphis domestica isolate mMonDom1 chromosome 1, mMonDom1.pri, whole genome shotgun sequence includes the following:
- the ADGRG5 gene encoding adhesion G-protein coupled receptor G5 isoform X1 → MKKESEIWYVSICIQTPLSALKLMSQTGSLQVWCQHWGGGPMMLPRMTFLILCLLADWGLAGIDSHRPIEDVKRYMNYLETNSFSRKLVNLQDEQRAIHTLEIKLKEIVFHTKNVTIEVDKIQALVYKLTCNFTGLTINSSYLEKAKTKHSMQFPSELTRHTCKANQTMQLICIYFNMNRFFQDDDKSLLLNNNILGASLVNHSVSNLKQYVNISFWHNESLDRYDLTCVFWKEGAGKTSWGAWSSEGCKTVLVGPYQVLCHCDHLTYFAVLMKLSSTKISKELLDPLNYISIVGCSLSTVASLFTILFQLYSRKKSDSTTHIHMNLHVSVILLNVTFLLSPFLTSLSVGCVAIAALLHYSLLSCLTWMAIEGFNLYMLLVRVYNIYIRRYILKLCVLGWGLPAIIVVLLLLVKNSAYGYYEIQIQNSLQNDTSPQNASMCWIKSREIHWVFVMGYAGVTTLFNLVVLIWAVKMLRGLHSREKWESRPCQDITTVLGVSVLLGITWTLAFFSFHPILLPQLFLFTIFNSFYGFFLFLWFCAQKRRSNLKAETSSSSQMTRTGPQNHNSPNRSPQPSSLTRFFSRFCPQGTRHQDGEVEKDMECPGT, encoded by the exons atgaagaaagaaagtgaaatatggtatgtttccatctgcattcagactcccctTTCAGCTTTAAAGCTTATGAGTCAAACAGGGAGTCTACAGGTGTGGTGCCAGCACTGGGGCGGTGGGCCAATGATGCTTCCTAGGATGACCTTCTTGATCCTGTGTCTTCTGGCTGACTGGGGCTTGGCTGGTATAG ATTCCCACAGGCCAATTGAAGATGTGAAACGTTACATGAATTATCTGGAAACCAATAGCTTCTCTCGGAAACTTGTGAACCTTCAAGATGAACAAAG AGCTATCCACACATTGGAGATTAAGCTGAAGGAGATCGTCTTCCACACAAAGAATGTCACCATTGAAGTCGATAAGATCCAGGCTCTGGTCTACAAGCTCACCTGTAACTTCACCGGGTTGACAATCAACAGTTCATACTTGGAGAAG GCTAAAACCAAGCACTCCATGCAGTTCCCTTCTGAGCTGACTCGGCACACCTGCAAAGCAAACCAGACAATGCAGTTAATCTGTATCTACTTCAACATGAACAGATTCTTTCAG GATGATGACAAAAGTCTTCTGCTCAACAATAACATCCTAGGAGCCAGCTTGGTGAACCATAGTGTGTCCAACTTGAAGCAGTATGTAAACATCAGCTTTTGGCACAATGAAAGCCTG GACAGATATGATTTGACATGTGTCTTCTGGAAAGAAGGAGCAG GAAAAACTAGTTGGGGGGCCTGGAGCAGTGAGGGATGCAAGACTGTCCTGGTGGGACCATATCAGGTCCTGTGCCACTGTGATCACCTCACTTACTTTGCTGTCCTCATG AAACTCTCATCAACCAAGATTAGCAAGGAGCTACTGGACCCACTCAACTACATTTCCATTGTGGGCTGTAGCCTGTCCACTGTGGCTTCTCTATTCACCATCCTATTCCAGCTCTATTCCAG GAAGAAGAGTGATTCCACAACACATATCCACATGAATCTCCATGTGTCTGTCATCCTCTTGAATGTCACCTTCTTGCTAAGCCCTTTCCTGACCTCACTGTCAGTAGGGTGTGTAGCCATAGCTGCCCTGCTGCATTATTCCCTGCTAAGCTGCCTCACTTGGATGGCCATTGAGGGCTTCAACCTCTACATGCTCCTTGTCCGAGTTTATAACATCTACATCCGGAGATACATCCTCAAACTCTGTGTCCTAGGCTGGG GACTTCCTGCCATCATAGTGGTGCTCCTTCTCCTTGTGAAGAATTCTGCATATGGATACTATGAAATTCAAATACAGAACAGCCTGCAGAATGATACCAGCCCTCAGAATGCTTCCAT gTGTTGGATCAAATCAAGGGAAATCCACTGGGTCTTTGTCATGGGCTATGCAGGTGTCACAACCCTCTTCAACCTGGTCGTCCTCATCTGGGCAGTAAAGATGCTCCGGGGCCTGCATTCTCGGGAGAAGTGGGAATCCCGACCCTGCCAGGACATCACCACGGTCCTGGGTGTGAGCGTGCTGCTGGGCATCACTTGGACCCTGGCCTTCTTCTCATTCCATCCCATCCTGCTGCCTCAGCTCTTCCTTTTCACAATCTTCAACTCTTTCTATG GTTTCTTCCTCTTCCTGTGGTTCTGTGCCCAGAAGCGGCGCTCTAATTTGAAGGCTGAGACCTCCAGCTCTTCACAGATGACACGGACTGGGCCTCAGAACCACAATTCTCCTAACAGATCTCCCCAACCTTCCTCTCTCACCCGTTTTTTCAGTCGTTTCTGTCCACAAGGCACAAGGCACCAAGATGGTGAGGTGGAGAAAGATATGGAATGTCCAGGGACATAA
- the ADGRG5 gene encoding adhesion G-protein coupled receptor G5 isoform X2, protein MSQTGSLQVWCQHWGGGPMMLPRMTFLILCLLADWGLAGIDSHRPIEDVKRYMNYLETNSFSRKLVNLQDEQRAIHTLEIKLKEIVFHTKNVTIEVDKIQALVYKLTCNFTGLTINSSYLEKAKTKHSMQFPSELTRHTCKANQTMQLICIYFNMNRFFQDDDKSLLLNNNILGASLVNHSVSNLKQYVNISFWHNESLDRYDLTCVFWKEGAGKTSWGAWSSEGCKTVLVGPYQVLCHCDHLTYFAVLMKLSSTKISKELLDPLNYISIVGCSLSTVASLFTILFQLYSRKKSDSTTHIHMNLHVSVILLNVTFLLSPFLTSLSVGCVAIAALLHYSLLSCLTWMAIEGFNLYMLLVRVYNIYIRRYILKLCVLGWGLPAIIVVLLLLVKNSAYGYYEIQIQNSLQNDTSPQNASMCWIKSREIHWVFVMGYAGVTTLFNLVVLIWAVKMLRGLHSREKWESRPCQDITTVLGVSVLLGITWTLAFFSFHPILLPQLFLFTIFNSFYGFFLFLWFCAQKRRSNLKAETSSSSQMTRTGPQNHNSPNRSPQPSSLTRFFSRFCPQGTRHQDGEVEKDMECPGT, encoded by the exons ATGAGTCAAACAGGGAGTCTACAGGTGTGGTGCCAGCACTGGGGCGGTGGGCCAATGATGCTTCCTAGGATGACCTTCTTGATCCTGTGTCTTCTGGCTGACTGGGGCTTGGCTGGTATAG ATTCCCACAGGCCAATTGAAGATGTGAAACGTTACATGAATTATCTGGAAACCAATAGCTTCTCTCGGAAACTTGTGAACCTTCAAGATGAACAAAG AGCTATCCACACATTGGAGATTAAGCTGAAGGAGATCGTCTTCCACACAAAGAATGTCACCATTGAAGTCGATAAGATCCAGGCTCTGGTCTACAAGCTCACCTGTAACTTCACCGGGTTGACAATCAACAGTTCATACTTGGAGAAG GCTAAAACCAAGCACTCCATGCAGTTCCCTTCTGAGCTGACTCGGCACACCTGCAAAGCAAACCAGACAATGCAGTTAATCTGTATCTACTTCAACATGAACAGATTCTTTCAG GATGATGACAAAAGTCTTCTGCTCAACAATAACATCCTAGGAGCCAGCTTGGTGAACCATAGTGTGTCCAACTTGAAGCAGTATGTAAACATCAGCTTTTGGCACAATGAAAGCCTG GACAGATATGATTTGACATGTGTCTTCTGGAAAGAAGGAGCAG GAAAAACTAGTTGGGGGGCCTGGAGCAGTGAGGGATGCAAGACTGTCCTGGTGGGACCATATCAGGTCCTGTGCCACTGTGATCACCTCACTTACTTTGCTGTCCTCATG AAACTCTCATCAACCAAGATTAGCAAGGAGCTACTGGACCCACTCAACTACATTTCCATTGTGGGCTGTAGCCTGTCCACTGTGGCTTCTCTATTCACCATCCTATTCCAGCTCTATTCCAG GAAGAAGAGTGATTCCACAACACATATCCACATGAATCTCCATGTGTCTGTCATCCTCTTGAATGTCACCTTCTTGCTAAGCCCTTTCCTGACCTCACTGTCAGTAGGGTGTGTAGCCATAGCTGCCCTGCTGCATTATTCCCTGCTAAGCTGCCTCACTTGGATGGCCATTGAGGGCTTCAACCTCTACATGCTCCTTGTCCGAGTTTATAACATCTACATCCGGAGATACATCCTCAAACTCTGTGTCCTAGGCTGGG GACTTCCTGCCATCATAGTGGTGCTCCTTCTCCTTGTGAAGAATTCTGCATATGGATACTATGAAATTCAAATACAGAACAGCCTGCAGAATGATACCAGCCCTCAGAATGCTTCCAT gTGTTGGATCAAATCAAGGGAAATCCACTGGGTCTTTGTCATGGGCTATGCAGGTGTCACAACCCTCTTCAACCTGGTCGTCCTCATCTGGGCAGTAAAGATGCTCCGGGGCCTGCATTCTCGGGAGAAGTGGGAATCCCGACCCTGCCAGGACATCACCACGGTCCTGGGTGTGAGCGTGCTGCTGGGCATCACTTGGACCCTGGCCTTCTTCTCATTCCATCCCATCCTGCTGCCTCAGCTCTTCCTTTTCACAATCTTCAACTCTTTCTATG GTTTCTTCCTCTTCCTGTGGTTCTGTGCCCAGAAGCGGCGCTCTAATTTGAAGGCTGAGACCTCCAGCTCTTCACAGATGACACGGACTGGGCCTCAGAACCACAATTCTCCTAACAGATCTCCCCAACCTTCCTCTCTCACCCGTTTTTTCAGTCGTTTCTGTCCACAAGGCACAAGGCACCAAGATGGTGAGGTGGAGAAAGATATGGAATGTCCAGGGACATAA